GCCAAACCCAGATTAATGCATGGGTTCGGCGTTACAAAGAAGGTTACGAAACGGAAGGTCTTCAGGTTTTGCATAACAAGGCGGGTCAGGGCCGGAAGCCCAAATTAGACGTGGTTTTAGACGAAGCGGTGGTCCGCCGCAAGGTTACGGAAAATCGGCAGCGGCTTTCTAAAGCCAAAAAACTTTTGGAGGCGGATTTGAACCGAATATTCAGGCTCAAAACATATTTAGAAAAAGTATTTTTGATATGAAAAAACATTCTTTAGGCTTAATAGCCATATGCCTTGTCGTTATGTTTCAGACGGCATGGAGTCAATCTAAAATCAGCGCCATCGAGGCACGGTTGTTTTATAACGAAGAAAAGGAGATGGACGCGGCCAAAGTTGCTGGTGGTTTCTCCGAGAACGTGATCGGCAATCCTGACATTTCGCTCTGGAACACCATCATCGGCGAAGGATATGCAGAGGGCTACTCGCACCAAACCGTTGTGGTGGTGACGGTCTCGGCCAAAGGTGCCTCAAACCAAAATCAGGTATTGCAGTTTACCGCCCGTGCAGGTAATAAGGTACTAAAGACCGAGAAACGCACTTTTTCAGTAATTGGTCAGGATGCTGTATATAAGTTGTTGTTTTTATTGAATGATACGGGGTGCGAAGAAATTAGTATTTCTGCGTCATTGGTCAAAGCAGGGAAAAGTATCTCTTCGATGACCAAAAAAATTCCATTTGCCTGCGGTGAATAAAATGCCTGACATTAACTACTACCATACGTTTATTAAAGCCGCCCCCGATTGTCCGGTTACGACAGCGCAAGAACCTGTGACACGTAATGGAAAACCCACCATTGCCAGTATTCAGTTTGAAATGATCGCAACATCCCCTTACGTTTATACCCAAGAAGACATCTTGTTTGAGACACACCTTCGGCATAAAGGGTCGGCAGAGGGCCTTTCGGAGCAGGAGAAGGCCGAGTTGCGAGAAGTGTTTTTTAGCAAACCGATGGCTTGTTTACGGGCCTCCCCATTGCCCAAGCAATTTGGCTGGGGGATTCATTTCGACGAGGCTGGGCGAACAGCCTTGGTAGCTATTGAGGATGAGCAATACCAAAAATTCACCGAAAGGCCGCCCGAAGGCCTTGCCTGTCTGAACGCAATGCGCAATAAACGGGGTGGCTAGGCCAACGGTTGTAACCATTTGGCACACGGGCGATCTTGTTACCGTATCGTTCCATTAGAACCCTCAACGTTATGCAAAAGACCCTTTCGATAACCACTTGGTGGTTGGGGATGCTGCTTTGCATCCAATGTTTGCCTGCGCAATCCGTCGTATCCGATGAAGAAGCCATTCGGATGGTGTGGGAGCAATACCGACTGGCATGGTTGAAAAATGATCCGGCAGGCGTTATGGCACCTTTCGAGGAAGAGGCGCGCATCTCGCCAGATGGCCTTGTACCCATAAAGGGCTTCGCCGATATTCAGGCATATTGGTTCCCCCAAGACGGTTCCGAGACCCACATTCATGGTTTTGATCTTGACGTAATCTCGGTTAAGGTAGAGCAAAATATGGCTTTTACCACGCAAAAAACACGCTTAGACTGGACGTATTTGAAGGATGGAAACACGGTCGCTCGGATACAGTCTGGATGGGCATCTGCGGTTTTACGGCGACAAAGCAATGGAACTTGGAAGATTTGGCGGTTACAATGGACGAACTATGCGGTGTTTCTGGGTGCTGTGCCTGAATTACTGGCGCCTGCCATCAATAGCCCCGACCCGGAATTTGCAAGCGCACTCTCTCCAGATGGCCGCTGGCTCTTTTTTAACCGAACCTCTCCAGACCGTAGTCGTTTTTATTGGCTAACTTCCGAAAAAAACAATACAGGATGGGGCGAAGCACGTCTTTTCCCACACAACGACACCACCTTTATGGACATAGATCCCATTTTCTCGCCCGATGGCCGTGCCGTCATTTTTTCGTCTAATCGGCCGATGAAAGGAAACGAGAAAAAAGACTTTGACCTCTGGCAATCTACATTGCGAAATGGGCAATGGAGTCCTCCTAAACCTGTATCGTCCGTTCTGAATAGCAAAGACGACGAGATTTATTCTACCCTGACCCGCGACGGTGTCCTCTATTTTTCGAGGTTTGTGGGCAATAAAGCCCAGATTTACCGATCGGTTTTCCGAAATGGACGTTATCAGCCGCCAGAGGGAGTCACCATTCCCGGTACGGAAGCCGTCTCTATCATCAATCCTGCCATTTCCCCCGATGGAACGTGGTTGGTCTTTGCTTCGGGTGGCTTAACAGGAAAAGGCAGTGGAGATCTGTATGCAACCAAGCAAATCGGGCCAAATCGCTGGTCGTCATTTGTCAATCTTTCGCGTATCAACTCCACGTATGCCGATTTTGCGCCCTCTTTCTCGCCCGATGGAAAAACACTGTTTTTTACGTCCGAAAGGCCGGGTCTGGTGAAAGATTTTCCAAAAGATAAACGACGGCCCGGAGACTTGTACCAAATTTCCTTTAGTGCATTACTTCCGGACCTTGGCCAAGAGTAAGGGCGCTTACAAAGACTTCGCTGGAGACAGTTCCCTCTGTGCGCATTGGAAATGCAAATTTTGGACGGCACTTGCATTGTTGCGTGGGGACATGGGCTATATTGCGCCTTTTCGGGTCACCTTGTTCATCCAAACACTTTACCATGACACCCGCAGACCTCCAGCAATTTTTACACAACCTTATTGACCAAGACCTCCATCTGAGTGTCATGATTTGGGGTGCTCCTGGCATCGGAAAGTCTAGTATTGTAGCACAAGTTGCGGAAGTGCATCAACTTCCCCTAATAGATGTCCGCCTTAGCCAATTGGCTCCGACTGACTTGCGCGGTCTCCCTGTTGCCGAAAACGGCGTTTCGCGGTGGTACCCACCAGAATTCCTGCCACGCGATGGAGCTGGTATCTTGTTCTTGGACGAATTAAATTTGGCGCCGCCCATTATGCAGGGTATGGCACAACAATTGATTTTGGATAGGAAAGTAGGGAGCTACGAGGTTCCGGAGGACTGGTTTATTTGGGCTGCCGGCAACCGAAAAGAAGACCGCGCCGCCATTTTTGATATGCCCACCCCGCTGGCTAATCGGTTTTTGCACATCGAGGTGCGGGTAGATTTTGAATCTTTCAAGCGGTTTGCATTTTCTGGCGGAATCCATGAGCAGGTTTTGGCCTTTTTAGCCTTCCGTACGGAATTACTTCACAAAATGGATACCGTGCGTCCGGCGTGGCCCTCACCGCGTTCATGGGAGATGGCCAGCCGTTTGCACCAAGCCGGATTGTCCGTGATCCCTGCTGTTGGAGAAGCCGCCGGAGCCGAGTTTACCGCTTTTGTACGCCTCTACGAAACCTTGCCGGATATTGATGCCATTATTCGAGGCAATGGTCAAGAATGGGTGTTTCCGACGGAGGCTTCCGCTCGATATGCGACGGTGATTGGCTTGGTGGTTCGGGCTAAAAATGCCGAACAGGGCTATCATGCATTTTCCTGGTTGGCAGAACAGGCTGGAGCAGAATGGCTGCAACTCTTTGCTACCGATCTGATCCGGGCATTCCGGCAGCGGGAGTTGTTAGGAGAATTGGCTCAATTGGTGCAAAAAGACGTGCGGCTACAACAAGCCATGCGTGCTTATATAGGGCTCGTGGGGCGCTAAACAGCATACGAAAACGGCTCAAAAACGATGTGCCCCAAGATTCTTTAAGGTGTAATGCAATAAAATGGTGAAAGACGAGCACTAAACCATATACGTTCATTAGGCAGCCTCGGCGCATGTCCAAACGTTCTTGTTAAGACAATCCAAAATGCGTAATGATTTGTGTTGCGACTTCCTCTGGGCTTAGGTGGGTATTATTGATTTTAAGATAGTTCGGTCGTGTAAACTCGTTCTCATAAG
This region of Bacteroidetes Order II. bacterium genomic DNA includes:
- a CDS encoding PD40 domain-containing protein, which translates into the protein MQKTLSITTWWLGMLLCIQCLPAQSVVSDEEAIRMVWEQYRLAWLKNDPAGVMAPFEEEARISPDGLVPIKGFADIQAYWFPQDGSETHIHGFDLDVISVKVEQNMAFTTQKTRLDWTYLKDGNTVARIQSGWASAVLRRQSNGTWKIWRLQWTNYAVFLGAVPELLAPAINSPDPEFASALSPDGRWLFFNRTSPDRSRFYWLTSEKNNTGWGEARLFPHNDTTFMDIDPIFSPDGRAVIFSSNRPMKGNEKKDFDLWQSTLRNGQWSPPKPVSSVLNSKDDEIYSTLTRDGVLYFSRFVGNKAQIYRSVFRNGRYQPPEGVTIPGTEAVSIINPAISPDGTWLVFASGGLTGKGSGDLYATKQIGPNRWSSFVNLSRINSTYADFAPSFSPDGKTLFFTSERPGLVKDFPKDKRRPGDLYQISFSALLPDLGQE
- a CDS encoding MoxR family ATPase; this encodes MTPADLQQFLHNLIDQDLHLSVMIWGAPGIGKSSIVAQVAEVHQLPLIDVRLSQLAPTDLRGLPVAENGVSRWYPPEFLPRDGAGILFLDELNLAPPIMQGMAQQLILDRKVGSYEVPEDWFIWAAGNRKEDRAAIFDMPTPLANRFLHIEVRVDFESFKRFAFSGGIHEQVLAFLAFRTELLHKMDTVRPAWPSPRSWEMASRLHQAGLSVIPAVGEAAGAEFTAFVRLYETLPDIDAIIRGNGQEWVFPTEASARYATVIGLVVRAKNAEQGYHAFSWLAEQAGAEWLQLFATDLIRAFRQRELLGELAQLVQKDVRLQQAMRAYIGLVGR